A genomic window from Polyangiaceae bacterium includes:
- a CDS encoding IPT/TIG domain-containing protein — protein sequence MKRATLLTLLAAALCAQACLNTGDDRGPTTQVHFGQGARGGSGGSGAGGSGAGGSGGSGFDPPAASGMSPTSGEYGSVVTITGSNLGSSARSDVQLVLGGGGEVVLTPTDSDFVHSWTEDQVSFRFAFPAEGAVAIETPQGAALAGDFQPTWSPGTPYPIAPGASVVSSVATGSGELAVVIDTTPPTLSRFSASAHSDANIAVSGYRKETLRLYLGETLEVVGFALSDTSPPEILQLDPDGNGGLVANATGVTVSESFVLAGGASGAVVWFSENDQWSRARPSAGAWSIDKGPIADPDPSAPDHAAGATSDGTLWIAHSVDSGTLLDDMERPMCQKLGPSDTSFGGSFACGISMDDYITSLDFSDRGRGTVLRYCGSDVDPWGLSSTDYLCYTALLTPNGSPKLSLPDEKDSSRYAFTDSLVVGGICDRELGTQLTADPGNNPGETALWPCPQLDALEVDSSGDFALLVRHENSLYFPTRQTMP from the coding sequence ATGAAGCGCGCAACTCTGCTAACCCTGCTCGCCGCGGCGCTGTGCGCTCAGGCTTGCCTGAACACTGGCGATGACCGGGGACCAACGACGCAAGTTCACTTCGGACAGGGAGCGCGAGGTGGCAGCGGTGGAAGCGGCGCCGGCGGGAGCGGCGCCGGCGGGAGCGGCGGGAGCGGCTTCGATCCACCAGCAGCGAGCGGCATGTCTCCGACTTCGGGTGAGTACGGCAGTGTGGTGACCATTACCGGAAGCAACCTCGGCAGCAGCGCGCGCAGCGACGTGCAGCTCGTGTTGGGCGGTGGCGGAGAGGTCGTGCTCACTCCGACCGACTCAGACTTCGTGCACAGCTGGACGGAGGACCAAGTGAGCTTCCGCTTCGCGTTTCCGGCGGAGGGCGCCGTCGCCATCGAAACGCCTCAAGGCGCGGCGCTGGCGGGGGACTTTCAGCCCACTTGGTCCCCTGGTACACCCTACCCGATCGCGCCCGGAGCGAGCGTTGTCAGCAGCGTCGCGACCGGCAGCGGAGAACTCGCGGTAGTCATCGACACCACACCGCCCACGCTGAGTCGCTTCAGCGCGAGCGCTCACTCTGACGCAAACATCGCCGTGAGCGGCTACCGGAAAGAGACCTTGCGTCTTTACCTTGGGGAAACGCTCGAGGTCGTCGGCTTCGCGCTCAGTGACACCTCCCCCCCAGAAATCCTTCAGCTAGATCCCGATGGCAATGGGGGGCTCGTCGCGAACGCGACCGGGGTAACGGTCAGCGAGAGCTTCGTACTGGCGGGCGGTGCGAGCGGCGCGGTGGTGTGGTTCTCGGAGAACGACCAGTGGAGCCGAGCGAGGCCGAGCGCTGGTGCGTGGAGCATCGACAAGGGTCCCATCGCAGATCCGGATCCCAGCGCACCGGATCACGCGGCCGGCGCGACCAGCGACGGAACCTTGTGGATCGCGCACTCCGTGGACAGCGGCACGCTGCTCGACGACATGGAACGCCCGATGTGTCAGAAGCTTGGGCCAAGCGACACGAGCTTCGGCGGTTCGTTTGCGTGCGGAATCAGCATGGATGACTACATCACGAGCCTCGACTTCTCTGACCGGGGTCGTGGCACGGTGCTGCGTTATTGCGGCAGTGACGTAGACCCCTGGGGCCTGAGCAGCACGGACTACCTGTGCTACACAGCGCTGCTCACTCCAAACGGTAGCCCCAAGCTTTCGCTCCCCGACGAGAAGGACTCGAGCCGCTACGCGTTCACCGACAGCTTGGTCGTTGGGGGGATCTGTGACCGCGAGCTGGGCACGCAGCTGACAGCGGATCCTGGCAACAACCCGGGCGAGACGGCGCTCTGGCCGTGTCCCCAGCTCGACGCGCTGGAGGTCGACAGCAGTGGCGACTTTGCGCTGCTGGTGCGCCACGAAAACTCGCTGTACTTCCCAACGCGACAGACAATGCCCTAG
- a CDS encoding cysteine hydrolase — MKLDPKTTAIVLIEYQNEFTSDGGVLHGAVAGVMDKTNMLANTVKLVDEARKKGATIMHAPITFAPGYGELTRHPYGILKGVVDGKCFVKGTWGAEIVDDLKPQEGDIVIEGKRGLDTFASTNIDFILRSKGIQTVVLGGFLTNCCVESTMRTAYEHGFEVITLVDCTAATSQEEYENALKYDFQMFSKPMPSSELLAHLG, encoded by the coding sequence ATGAAGCTGGATCCGAAGACGACGGCCATCGTGCTGATCGAGTACCAGAACGAGTTCACGTCAGACGGTGGTGTGCTGCATGGCGCCGTCGCCGGAGTGATGGACAAGACGAACATGCTCGCCAACACGGTCAAGCTGGTGGACGAAGCCCGCAAGAAGGGCGCAACCATCATGCACGCGCCGATCACCTTCGCCCCCGGCTACGGCGAGCTCACCCGCCACCCCTACGGCATCCTCAAGGGCGTCGTCGACGGCAAGTGCTTCGTGAAGGGCACCTGGGGCGCAGAAATCGTGGACGACCTCAAGCCTCAAGAAGGTGACATCGTGATCGAGGGCAAGCGTGGCCTGGACACCTTCGCCAGCACCAACATCGACTTCATCCTGCGCAGCAAGGGGATCCAGACGGTGGTGCTGGGTGGCTTTCTGACCAATTGCTGTGTGGAATCGACCATGCGCACGGCGTATGAACACGGCTTCGAGGTGATCACGCTGGTGGACTGCACCGCAGCCACCTCGCAAGAGGAGTACGAGAATGCGCTGAAGTACGACTTTCAGATGTTCTCGAAGCCGATGCCTTCAAGCGAGCTCCTGGCTCATCTCGGCTGA
- a CDS encoding VOC family protein, whose protein sequence is MSRMIFVNLPVRDLKRSMDFFAKLGFQFDPKFTDEKAASMIVSEQAFVMLLRHDFFSTFTKRSICDTSTHTEALVGLMCASRAEVDEMVRRALEAGGTQPDPAQDHGFMYGCGFTDLDGHHWEAVWMDPAAAA, encoded by the coding sequence ATGTCCCGAATGATCTTCGTCAACCTGCCCGTGCGCGACCTGAAGCGCTCGATGGACTTCTTTGCGAAGCTCGGCTTCCAGTTCGACCCGAAGTTCACCGACGAGAAGGCCGCGAGCATGATCGTCAGCGAACAAGCGTTCGTGATGCTGCTGCGGCACGACTTCTTCAGCACCTTCACCAAGCGGTCGATCTGCGACACCAGCACCCACACCGAGGCGCTAGTCGGGCTCATGTGTGCGAGCCGCGCGGAAGTGGACGAGATGGTGCGCCGTGCCCTGGAGGCCGGAGGCACCCAGCCAGACCCGGCTCAAGATCACGGCTTCATGTACGGCTGCGGCTTCACCGATCTGGACGGCCACCACTGGGAAGCAGTGTGGATGGATCCTGCCGCCGCAGCATAG
- a CDS encoding ABC-F family ATP-binding cassette domain-containing protein — protein MLRLKNVGFGFAEGELLFGGIDVEISSGIWGVVGPNGAGKSTLLRLLGGQLAPSVGVRQGPAPADVALCGQRVDAPGGDVEAFAAVYDRGALRWLQRLGLEPEQLTRWASLSPGERRRWQLAAALHRDPALLLIDELSNHIDAESRWAIESALRGYRGTVVMVSHDRELLDELCCAVLWLEGGSLREYPGGYTKAAELRAAERSALQAQRHELRSAQHKLKGRVQREREVAQQAARGISARTRMKGPKDNDARGALRKGLAERAAATLSSRVSSSGTQLERVSEELDRLRVEKERGRALFVDYEASPKARLVSLVVPHIARGERVIAEDVSLVVERESRVWLSGPNGSGKSTLIQELLVACCLPRERVLYVAQDLDEAAAMDSAEAVRALPAAERGRVFELVAALGTNPEQLIRTARPSPGEAQKLQIALGLSRGVWLVILDEPTNHLDLPSIERLEAALVGYPGALLLATHDARFARATCVECWELGGARIGRSTLPRGIDEGS, from the coding sequence GTGTTACGTCTGAAGAACGTCGGTTTTGGTTTCGCCGAGGGCGAGCTGCTGTTTGGTGGAATTGACGTCGAAATCTCCTCTGGGATCTGGGGAGTGGTTGGGCCGAACGGCGCGGGAAAGTCGACGCTGTTGCGGCTGCTAGGCGGACAGCTAGCTCCAAGCGTTGGCGTGCGTCAGGGGCCAGCGCCTGCTGACGTGGCGTTGTGCGGGCAACGAGTGGACGCTCCCGGAGGGGATGTCGAAGCGTTTGCAGCTGTTTACGATCGGGGTGCCCTGCGCTGGCTACAGCGCCTTGGGCTCGAGCCGGAGCAACTGACTCGCTGGGCTTCGCTTAGCCCAGGGGAGCGCCGTCGCTGGCAGCTCGCAGCGGCTCTGCACCGCGATCCAGCCTTGCTCCTGATCGATGAGCTGAGCAACCACATCGACGCGGAGAGTCGGTGGGCGATCGAGAGCGCGCTGCGCGGCTATCGCGGGACTGTGGTGATGGTTTCCCATGACCGTGAGTTACTCGATGAGCTGTGCTGCGCAGTGCTGTGGCTCGAAGGAGGATCGCTTCGTGAGTATCCTGGAGGATATACGAAGGCTGCGGAGCTGCGCGCGGCTGAGCGCTCAGCTCTTCAGGCGCAAAGGCACGAGCTCAGGTCTGCGCAGCACAAGCTGAAAGGCAGAGTCCAGCGTGAGCGCGAAGTCGCTCAACAGGCCGCGCGGGGGATCAGCGCGCGTACGCGAATGAAGGGGCCGAAGGACAACGACGCCCGGGGAGCCTTGCGCAAGGGACTCGCTGAACGCGCGGCAGCGACTCTATCTTCGCGGGTCTCGTCCAGCGGGACTCAACTCGAGCGCGTCAGCGAGGAGCTCGACAGGCTGCGGGTCGAGAAGGAACGCGGTCGCGCGCTCTTCGTCGACTACGAGGCAAGTCCGAAGGCGCGCCTCGTTTCATTGGTCGTGCCTCACATCGCGAGAGGTGAGCGTGTGATCGCTGAGGACGTCTCCCTGGTCGTGGAACGCGAGAGCCGCGTTTGGCTTTCAGGGCCCAATGGCAGCGGAAAATCGACACTGATCCAGGAGCTGCTCGTTGCTTGCTGCTTGCCTAGGGAGCGGGTCCTGTATGTTGCCCAAGACCTGGACGAGGCCGCGGCGATGGACAGCGCAGAGGCCGTCCGAGCGCTGCCGGCAGCGGAGCGGGGCCGCGTGTTCGAGTTGGTCGCCGCGCTGGGAACCAACCCAGAGCAACTCATCCGCACCGCGCGGCCGTCTCCCGGGGAGGCTCAGAAGCTGCAGATTGCGCTCGGGCTCTCACGCGGAGTGTGGCTGGTGATTCTGGACGAACCGACCAACCACCTCGACCTACCAAGCATCGAGCGTCTCGAGGCTGCACTGGTTGGCTATCCCGGCGCTCTGCTGCTCGCCACCCACGACGCGCGGTTCGCCCGCGCGACGTGCGTCGAGTGCTGGGAGCTCGGCGGTGCGCGCATTGGGCGAAGTACATTGCCGCGTGGCATTGACGAAGGATCGTAA
- a CDS encoding organic hydroperoxide resistance protein, protein MSQPAILEKRLYTARATAVGGREGTAKTDDGVLEVTLVPPKSLGGKGEGGTNPEQLFATGYAACFGSALAHVARLQKVDPGQVSVTAEVTIGPVGKGFGLAVALNVSLPDLPREQAEALVATAHEVCPYSNATRGNIEVTLAVV, encoded by the coding sequence ATGTCTCAGCCTGCCATCCTCGAAAAGCGCCTCTACACCGCCCGTGCAACCGCCGTTGGAGGTCGCGAAGGCACAGCCAAGACCGACGACGGGGTCCTCGAGGTGACGCTGGTTCCGCCGAAGTCTTTGGGCGGGAAAGGCGAAGGCGGCACGAACCCGGAGCAGCTCTTCGCGACCGGCTACGCCGCATGCTTTGGGAGCGCGCTAGCCCATGTCGCGCGCCTGCAGAAAGTGGATCCGGGCCAAGTGAGCGTCACGGCGGAGGTCACCATCGGCCCCGTCGGCAAGGGCTTTGGTCTAGCCGTCGCGCTGAACGTGAGCCTGCCCGATCTTCCCCGAGAGCAAGCGGAAGCGCTGGTAGCTACCGCTCACGAAGTCTGCCCCTACTCCAACGCGACGCGGGGTAACATCGAGGTCACGCTCGCCGTGGTCTGA
- a CDS encoding DUF488 family protein, which yields MGKSRAASKANWNALRLKRIYEAPSPEDGQRVLVDRLWPRGLSKEKAELTVWLRDASPSDALRRKVHAAPEENWDSFLTEYRNELNSERAQAALAELERLLTQGPVTLLYAAKDEARNNAVALKLLLQR from the coding sequence ATGGGGAAAAGCCGCGCTGCATCCAAGGCCAACTGGAACGCCTTGCGTCTGAAGCGTATCTACGAAGCGCCGAGTCCAGAGGACGGCCAGCGCGTGCTGGTCGACCGCCTGTGGCCCCGGGGGCTCAGTAAGGAGAAAGCGGAGCTGACAGTCTGGCTCCGCGACGCGTCGCCGAGCGACGCTCTCCGGCGCAAGGTGCATGCGGCACCCGAAGAGAACTGGGATAGTTTCCTCACGGAATACCGAAATGAGCTAAACTCTGAGAGGGCGCAAGCGGCACTTGCGGAGCTCGAGCGGTTGCTCACACAAGGTCCCGTCACGTTGCTCTACGCCGCGAAAGACGAAGCGCGCAACAACGCCGTGGCGCTGAAGTTGCTCCTTCAACGCTGA
- a CDS encoding IPT/TIG domain-containing protein: protein MPSSFRSLLVPGRARWFLALCVTGVLAAACSDDDTTKKRGGDDAGTGDGSANGGEGGSAGNATAGTGASGGSAGTGAAGGTGGSGAVGGSGAVGGSGAVGGSGAVGGSGAVGGSGAVGGSGGTTGGTGGGTGGTAGASTGGSAGTAGTGGTGPVLFCGDGVVDLTKEECDGNAEGRAGNTVTCDTNCKLKSWCNITPTPAAGAPGIGCIFPPAGRASGGTYATISGVGFDSSTTVTIGGAAATMIFRSPTEITFFAPTGTVNSWADVVVQNSSGLTATRTSAFAFHKDANVAMNANDTGADSLRAKITAAASGDFVTFDRFVAGQTIQLGSQIAIAKNLTLVGMGAGRTVLDGGGTHPVMSLGTNTIELFGLTVTNGSGSNGGGVRAGGTRLTMTECAVVGNTSSGEGGGIYLDSAGYLHLVRSTVSGNTGNAGAGIRLVANTVPPTGLLSNSTVSGNTGDGIFSDIPLTVENSTIVSNTGAGIVARLSPCTISGSIVAKNGNDVTGGSGFVSLGYNLIGVAPVGGPWGVSDKTGTNGAPLDPLLSGLALNFGLTQTHRLLTGSPAIDGGDPISTLTEDQARMPRPSGGVVDIGSVELQQ, encoded by the coding sequence ATGCCTAGCTCATTCCGTTCCTTGCTCGTGCCCGGTCGGGCGCGTTGGTTCCTGGCCCTGTGCGTCACCGGGGTGCTCGCCGCGGCGTGCTCTGATGACGACACCACGAAGAAGCGAGGGGGGGATGACGCCGGAACCGGTGATGGCTCCGCGAACGGCGGAGAGGGTGGTTCCGCGGGGAATGCAACCGCGGGTACCGGCGCGAGCGGGGGCAGCGCCGGCACGGGCGCTGCTGGCGGCACGGGTGGCAGTGGTGCTGTGGGCGGCAGTGGTGCTGTGGGCGGCAGTGGTGCTGTGGGCGGCAGTGGTGCTGTGGGCGGCAGTGGTGCTGTCGGCGGCAGTGGTGCTGTCGGCGGCAGTGGCGGAACCACCGGAGGAACGGGCGGTGGCACTGGCGGTACCGCCGGCGCCTCGACTGGAGGCTCTGCTGGAACAGCGGGCACCGGCGGCACCGGGCCGGTGTTGTTCTGCGGCGACGGCGTGGTGGATCTCACCAAAGAGGAGTGCGACGGAAACGCCGAAGGGCGCGCGGGCAACACCGTAACCTGTGACACCAACTGCAAGCTGAAGAGCTGGTGCAACATCACGCCGACGCCGGCTGCTGGTGCACCTGGCATCGGCTGCATCTTCCCGCCTGCGGGGCGCGCTTCTGGTGGAACCTACGCGACAATCTCTGGAGTTGGCTTTGACTCCAGCACGACCGTCACGATCGGTGGCGCAGCGGCGACGATGATCTTCCGCAGCCCTACCGAGATCACCTTCTTCGCGCCAACGGGTACGGTGAACAGCTGGGCCGATGTCGTGGTGCAAAACTCGAGCGGGCTGACGGCGACCCGCACGAGCGCTTTTGCGTTCCACAAGGACGCCAACGTCGCGATGAACGCCAACGACACGGGTGCGGACTCGTTGCGTGCCAAGATCACCGCGGCGGCATCCGGCGACTTCGTGACGTTCGATCGCTTCGTCGCTGGGCAAACGATTCAACTCGGATCGCAGATCGCGATCGCGAAAAATCTCACCCTGGTCGGGATGGGTGCGGGGCGCACGGTGCTAGACGGAGGAGGGACGCATCCCGTCATGTCCCTCGGAACCAACACGATCGAGCTCTTCGGCCTGACCGTGACGAACGGCAGCGGTAGCAACGGTGGCGGGGTGCGCGCCGGAGGGACGCGACTGACGATGACGGAGTGCGCTGTGGTGGGTAACACCTCAAGCGGTGAAGGCGGAGGGATCTACCTCGACTCTGCGGGGTACCTGCACCTCGTGCGGTCAACGGTCTCCGGCAACACCGGCAATGCCGGTGCTGGCATTCGCTTGGTAGCCAACACGGTGCCTCCCACGGGCTTGCTGAGCAACAGCACGGTCTCGGGCAACACCGGCGACGGCATCTTCAGCGACATCCCTCTGACAGTCGAGAACTCCACTATCGTGAGCAACACCGGAGCCGGTATCGTCGCGCGCCTGAGCCCGTGCACCATCTCGGGCAGCATCGTGGCCAAGAACGGCAATGACGTTACCGGCGGAAGCGGCTTCGTGAGCCTCGGCTACAATCTGATTGGTGTCGCTCCCGTTGGCGGTCCGTGGGGCGTTTCCGACAAGACCGGCACGAATGGTGCGCCGCTCGATCCGTTGCTGAGCGGTCTGGCGCTGAACTTCGGTCTTACCCAGACTCATCGTTTGCTCACCGGCAGCCCTGCCATCGACGGCGGCGATCCCATATCGACCCTCACCGAGGATCAAGCCCGCATGCCACGACCCTCGGGTGGCGTGGTGGACATCGGCTCCGTCGAGCTTCAGCAGTAA
- a CDS encoding FAD-binding protein, with translation MSAWLADLASQLPEGAVVSDRDVLESYARDHARLVPAGEAAALVRARSVEQVIATLRFAHERRIPVVTRGAGTGLSGGANALDGCIQLSVADMRRILRVDPVGRSATVEPGVLNGELAAEALGYGLFYAPDPASREISSIGGNIATNAGGACCLKYGVTGDHVLALKAVLADGTLIRVGSLAQKNVAGLDLKRLLVGSEGTLAVIVEATLRLLPKPRPASTLVAYFQSLQSAGAAIEAMQSLDLSLIEIMDRTTLSAVERHAQLELDTTAAAMVLVQSDASDAPAEVSRCAALCEQHRAYDVMQSSDAEEGRLLLRARSLAYPALERLGATLLDDVAVPRQNLTEMLVRCEAISEATGLTIGTFGHAGDGNLHPTIVFDGQSPESERRAYDAFNQILHEAIKVGGSITGEHGVGALKVLQLPRMIGSSERALMARIKQAFDPLGILNPGRGL, from the coding sequence GTGAGCGCGTGGCTGGCGGACCTCGCGAGCCAGCTGCCTGAAGGTGCTGTCGTCAGTGACCGCGACGTGCTGGAGAGCTACGCGCGAGATCACGCGCGCTTGGTACCCGCCGGTGAGGCGGCGGCGCTGGTGCGCGCGCGTAGCGTGGAGCAGGTGATCGCGACCCTGCGCTTCGCCCATGAACGACGTATCCCCGTGGTAACCCGCGGTGCTGGGACGGGGCTCTCGGGTGGGGCGAATGCTCTCGACGGGTGTATCCAGCTCAGCGTCGCGGATATGCGCCGCATCTTGCGGGTGGACCCGGTGGGCCGCAGCGCAACCGTAGAGCCCGGAGTGCTGAACGGCGAGCTGGCTGCGGAGGCGCTGGGCTATGGCCTGTTCTACGCGCCGGATCCCGCTAGCCGGGAAATCTCGAGTATCGGGGGGAATATCGCGACCAACGCGGGTGGTGCCTGTTGCTTGAAGTATGGCGTCACCGGCGACCACGTGCTGGCGCTGAAGGCGGTGCTGGCAGACGGAACCTTGATCCGCGTCGGCTCTCTCGCGCAGAAGAATGTCGCTGGGCTCGATTTGAAGCGGCTCTTGGTGGGTTCCGAGGGCACGCTGGCTGTGATCGTGGAGGCGACGCTGCGCTTGCTGCCGAAGCCGCGCCCGGCTTCGACGTTGGTTGCCTACTTTCAGAGCCTGCAGTCAGCGGGCGCTGCCATCGAGGCGATGCAGTCTCTGGATCTGTCGCTGATCGAGATCATGGACCGCACGACCCTGTCGGCCGTGGAGCGCCACGCGCAACTCGAGCTCGATACGACCGCGGCGGCGATGGTGCTGGTGCAGAGCGACGCGTCCGACGCGCCAGCGGAGGTTTCACGCTGTGCGGCGCTGTGTGAGCAACATCGCGCCTACGACGTGATGCAGAGTTCGGATGCCGAGGAAGGGCGCCTGCTGCTCCGTGCGCGCAGCCTGGCATATCCTGCCCTCGAGCGCCTGGGAGCCACGTTGCTGGACGACGTGGCCGTCCCCCGGCAAAACCTCACGGAAATGCTGGTGCGCTGTGAGGCGATCAGTGAGGCCACTGGTTTGACGATCGGCACCTTCGGACACGCCGGGGACGGCAACCTGCACCCGACGATCGTGTTTGACGGGCAGAGCCCGGAGTCCGAGCGGCGAGCCTACGACGCCTTCAATCAGATCCTGCATGAGGCCATCAAGGTTGGGGGGAGCATCACGGGGGAGCACGGCGTTGGCGCGCTCAAGGTTCTGCAGCTCCCGCGCATGATCGGCAGCAGCGAACGCGCGCTCATGGCGCGCATCAAGCAGGCGTTCGACCCACTCGGGATCCTAAACCCTGGTCGCGGCCTCTAG
- a CDS encoding FadR family transcriptional regulator, with amino-acid sequence MEGDAETTATPFTFQVTERAPLSVLVARQLREAIVSGQIAVGTELPSEKELTIQLGVSRSTVREALRILQAQGLISGGDTVSTQRPRVTGEYVMSSAALAMESVLRLGGVPLADLVELRVVIEGAALEQAALVREETALLAAREAVEAMGAPDINVDAFRAADLSFHKSLVGASGNQAYGLVMGVLRDAVSAHLGEALHQVPKPERTMRELTTEHAEILRAVERGQSKRAKSLVEEHIRAFYAARKRTQEAR; translated from the coding sequence ATTGAGGGCGATGCCGAGACGACTGCCACTCCGTTCACCTTCCAGGTCACCGAGCGAGCGCCGCTCTCGGTGCTGGTCGCGCGGCAACTGCGCGAGGCGATCGTGTCTGGTCAAATTGCCGTGGGCACCGAGCTGCCCAGCGAAAAGGAGCTGACGATTCAGCTCGGTGTGAGCCGGTCCACGGTGCGCGAGGCGCTGCGCATCTTGCAAGCGCAGGGCTTGATCTCCGGTGGGGACACCGTCTCCACTCAGCGACCCCGAGTCACGGGGGAGTATGTGATGAGCAGCGCTGCCTTGGCGATGGAGAGCGTCCTGCGCCTCGGCGGCGTGCCCCTCGCGGACTTGGTGGAGCTTCGCGTGGTGATTGAAGGTGCGGCTCTCGAGCAGGCTGCGCTGGTGCGCGAGGAGACGGCGCTCTTGGCGGCGCGCGAAGCAGTCGAAGCGATGGGCGCGCCGGATATCAACGTCGATGCGTTTCGCGCCGCGGACCTGAGCTTCCACAAGAGCTTGGTCGGTGCCTCGGGGAATCAGGCTTATGGTCTCGTCATGGGTGTGCTGCGCGACGCAGTGTCAGCTCATCTTGGGGAGGCGCTACATCAGGTGCCGAAGCCCGAGCGCACGATGCGTGAACTCACCACCGAGCACGCGGAGATCTTGCGAGCGGTCGAGCGGGGCCAGAGCAAGCGCGCAAAGAGCTTGGTGGAAGAGCACATTCGGGCGTTCTACGCTGCACGCAAGCGCACCCAGGAGGCGCGGTGA
- a CDS encoding MarR family transcriptional regulator, translating to MSDVLLLDSQLCFALYAASRAVTSAYAPHLKQLGLTYPQYLVLLVLWESEGVRVTQLGERLHLDSATLTPLLKRMEAQGVVERRRSQQDERVVELFLTPHGKRLKKKAEEIPTNVFKNSGLNLKQARELRTSLQALTQRMRTEG from the coding sequence ATGTCTGACGTACTCCTCCTCGACTCCCAGCTGTGTTTCGCGCTCTACGCCGCCTCGCGCGCCGTCACGAGCGCCTACGCCCCGCACCTCAAGCAGCTGGGCCTTACGTATCCGCAGTACCTCGTGCTGCTGGTGCTGTGGGAGAGCGAAGGAGTCCGCGTGACCCAGCTTGGAGAGCGCCTGCATCTCGACTCGGCGACGCTGACCCCCTTGCTCAAGCGCATGGAGGCTCAGGGCGTCGTCGAGCGCAGGCGCAGTCAACAAGATGAGCGCGTGGTCGAGCTGTTTCTCACGCCCCATGGCAAGCGCCTCAAGAAGAAGGCGGAAGAAATCCCAACCAACGTCTTCAAAAACTCCGGGCTCAACCTCAAGCAAGCCCGCGAGCTTCGCACGAGCCTGCAGGCGCTCACTCAGCGCATGCGTACGGAGGGCTAG
- a CDS encoding sigma-70 family RNA polymerase sigma factor produces the protein MNTTIVDFEQHRRGLMGHCYRMLGSSADADDAVQETLVRAWRHQATFEGRASERTWLYRIATNVCLDAIAKRGRRHRPMELGPSGDLHSELTEHPRTHWLEPVPDTQVLPEDADPSRLFNLRESVRLAFVAALQELPAKQRAVLLLTEVVGLSAAETAKALELSVAATNSALQRARATLASRDLSSHAAPLEETKQELLKRYVAAFERYDVDALTALMREDATLSMPPFALWLEGTARIKDWFLGPGIGCKGSRLVATQANGLPAFGQYRVDPKGGWSPWALIVLEFDGERISANNAFLDTATLFPRFGLPDHLS, from the coding sequence ATGAACACGACCATCGTCGACTTCGAGCAGCACCGCCGCGGCTTGATGGGCCACTGCTACCGCATGTTGGGCTCCTCCGCGGACGCCGACGACGCGGTGCAAGAAACACTGGTGCGTGCATGGCGTCACCAGGCAACATTCGAGGGACGCGCGTCCGAGCGCACGTGGCTCTATCGCATCGCGACCAACGTGTGCCTGGATGCGATAGCCAAGCGGGGCCGCCGCCACCGTCCCATGGAGCTCGGTCCATCGGGGGACTTGCACAGCGAGCTCACGGAGCATCCTCGCACTCACTGGCTCGAACCAGTGCCCGACACCCAGGTGCTGCCTGAAGATGCGGATCCGTCGCGCCTCTTCAACCTGCGGGAGAGCGTGCGCTTGGCCTTCGTCGCGGCGCTTCAAGAGCTGCCCGCCAAGCAGCGCGCGGTGCTTCTCCTCACGGAAGTGGTTGGGCTCTCCGCGGCCGAAACGGCGAAGGCCCTCGAGCTGTCGGTCGCTGCAACCAACAGCGCGCTACAGCGAGCACGGGCGACCCTCGCGAGTCGGGACCTCAGCAGCCACGCCGCGCCCCTCGAGGAGACCAAGCAAGAGCTCTTGAAGCGCTATGTTGCGGCGTTCGAGCGCTACGACGTCGACGCGCTCACCGCCTTGATGCGGGAAGACGCAACGCTCTCCATGCCGCCCTTCGCGCTCTGGCTTGAAGGCACGGCGCGCATCAAGGACTGGTTCCTCGGCCCTGGCATTGGCTGCAAGGGCTCACGCCTGGTGGCGACCCAGGCGAACGGGCTGCCCGCGTTCGGCCAATACCGCGTCGACCCGAAAGGCGGCTGGTCTCCGTGGGCGCTGATCGTGCTCGAGTTCGATGGTGAGCGCATCAGCGCGAACAACGCGTTCCTGGACACCGCGACCTTGTTCCCACGCTTCGGGCTGCCGGATCACCTGAGCTAG